One Burkholderia sp. PAMC 26561 genomic window carries:
- a CDS encoding tyrosine-type recombinase/integrase, giving the protein MDVTRMGERPIQRFEVKRLTLTGANAGERFVLVIDADTRWPIALVNEYLMIVLRLIVASSTLYRAATALALFLSWGATNGVDVAARLLSGETFTKNELNTSLRTFLRKPRRRAGDNKTQNIVTSNDEFRKRVWAIRKFCGQVMDDVMSRAPERRLRALNIRKELLNRMLTELLPRKNAPAKRIALTDKQVAELIRLTAPECHENAWVRPAVRVRNQVIVLLFLLCGLRRGELLKLQVNDIRLEKLQIAVCRRPDDALDPRIIEPNVKTAARLLPIPPALASILESYILDHRRQIRNATRGPYLVVSSKDGQPLTVSATNKVIVDIRDSWPTLFPGLKPHILRHTFFENVKRVMAESQTVPASKVKTGNYLMGWAGDNSSTYEQGAIAKQAFDVAKEYQQQLFGES; this is encoded by the coding sequence ATGGACGTGACGAGGATGGGCGAAAGGCCTATACAACGCTTTGAAGTGAAGCGCCTAACCCTCACCGGGGCAAATGCTGGTGAGCGATTTGTGTTGGTCATTGACGCAGATACCAGATGGCCAATTGCGCTAGTCAACGAGTACCTCATGATTGTGCTGCGTCTCATCGTCGCGTCTTCCACCCTTTATCGTGCTGCCACCGCGCTAGCGCTTTTCCTTTCGTGGGGTGCTACGAATGGCGTAGACGTCGCGGCGCGCCTGCTGTCGGGCGAAACGTTCACGAAAAACGAACTTAATACCTCGCTGAGGACTTTTCTACGTAAGCCACGCCGCCGTGCGGGCGACAATAAAACACAGAACATCGTTACATCAAATGACGAGTTTCGAAAGCGCGTTTGGGCCATACGCAAGTTCTGTGGACAGGTGATGGATGACGTCATGTCCCGTGCACCGGAAAGACGTCTTCGTGCGCTCAATATCCGCAAAGAATTATTGAATAGGATGCTGACAGAACTTCTTCCTAGGAAGAATGCCCCCGCAAAGCGGATTGCATTAACTGATAAACAGGTTGCGGAATTAATAAGACTCACAGCGCCCGAGTGCCATGAAAACGCTTGGGTGAGACCCGCTGTAAGGGTGAGAAATCAAGTGATTGTCCTTCTGTTTTTGCTTTGTGGCCTTCGACGCGGTGAGCTGCTCAAACTGCAAGTCAATGACATCAGGCTCGAGAAACTCCAGATTGCCGTTTGCCGACGCCCAGACGACGCGTTGGACCCAAGAATAATTGAACCGAACGTGAAAACTGCCGCCCGCCTACTTCCTATTCCGCCAGCGCTGGCTTCAATTCTTGAGTCATATATCCTTGACCACCGGCGACAGATTCGTAACGCAACGCGTGGCCCCTACCTCGTAGTGAGCTCAAAGGATGGCCAGCCTTTAACTGTTTCAGCCACAAACAAAGTGATTGTGGATATTCGGGACAGTTGGCCGACGCTATTTCCCGGTTTAAAGCCTCACATTCTGCGGCACACGTTTTTCGAGAATGTAAAACGCGTCATGGCAGAAAGTCAGACCGTGCCGGCCTCGAAAGTTAAAACGGGCAATTATCTGATGGGATGGGCCGGAGACAATAGTAGTACTTACGAACAGGGAGCGATTGCTAAACAGGCATTTGATGTCGCAAAGGAATATCAACAGCAGCTATTTGGCGAGTCCTAA
- a CDS encoding tyrosine-type recombinase/integrase, which yields MKTLLLNELLASFEYDDETYGIPTEVIDSQGQPVDTSSDLWRLNGGVKRLIIDWDSFACPSISLEYVLKLYVIDRIEKCSSAEAYNLFRQFCNSLPKTAAWEQMRKLRIHGTFRVLLKNMVSEILTQLRHSEFLWKFARIRAWYLWVVDEFSSLIASEFFLDEIQNIRIPGNLKGHAVSTNDPDEGPLSPEEVQLVQRALHDDSCWGFESVQQRAAVALCLAYGRNASNYALLRECDVVQTNPGVPLNRRVFILNMPRIKKRDQDYPRQDFIQEYCDDGLLLMIEFLIGASRHIDTGHLPRPLFSRQKPFEWDIGTPNEPFAWHMHPTDFTKLVRNFAKRLGLVSPRTGRSLRLTPRRLRYTYAVAMVRMGVSKEVLMLKLDHSDTQNLQVYLDLRDEQLALLDAAGGQRFNEIFGYFKGTVVAGPDDALNGHDPARRVIFLRRESPEDAVDLGACGQHSRCFQHPPFSCYGCPKFQPFVEAQHGKVLNYAENERSRYLKAGNENLAEQMNVLIAGVREAIAKVKVWKEKKANGGG from the coding sequence ATGAAAACTCTTTTACTTAATGAGTTATTGGCATCGTTTGAATACGACGATGAGACCTATGGCATTCCAACTGAGGTCATCGATTCACAAGGTCAACCAGTCGACACAAGCTCCGATTTGTGGCGTCTGAATGGCGGGGTCAAACGCCTAATCATCGATTGGGATTCGTTTGCTTGTCCTAGCATTTCGTTGGAATACGTTCTCAAACTGTACGTCATTGACCGTATTGAAAAGTGTTCCTCGGCCGAGGCTTACAACTTGTTCCGGCAGTTCTGCAATTCGTTGCCAAAGACTGCAGCTTGGGAACAAATGAGGAAACTCAGAATACACGGCACGTTCCGCGTGTTGCTAAAAAATATGGTCTCGGAAATCTTGACGCAGCTTAGACATAGCGAGTTTCTTTGGAAGTTTGCTCGCATCAGGGCGTGGTATCTCTGGGTGGTCGATGAGTTTTCGTCTCTTATCGCATCAGAATTTTTTCTAGATGAAATCCAGAACATTAGGATACCCGGAAATCTGAAAGGACATGCCGTCTCCACTAATGACCCTGACGAAGGGCCGCTGTCGCCTGAGGAGGTACAACTTGTCCAACGGGCGCTTCACGACGACAGCTGCTGGGGTTTTGAGTCCGTCCAACAAAGAGCAGCGGTCGCTCTATGCCTTGCCTACGGAAGGAACGCATCGAACTATGCGCTCCTCAGGGAGTGTGACGTCGTCCAGACGAATCCAGGGGTGCCCCTGAACCGGCGTGTCTTTATTCTTAATATGCCTCGCATCAAAAAAAGAGACCAAGACTATCCAAGGCAAGATTTTATCCAAGAGTACTGCGACGATGGACTATTGCTGATGATTGAGTTCTTGATAGGCGCAAGTCGTCATATTGACACCGGGCATTTGCCGAGACCGCTATTTTCGAGGCAGAAGCCGTTTGAATGGGACATCGGAACTCCGAATGAGCCGTTTGCGTGGCATATGCACCCAACGGATTTCACAAAACTCGTAAGAAACTTCGCTAAGCGGCTTGGGCTAGTGTCCCCCCGGACAGGTCGAAGCCTACGGTTGACGCCGCGCAGGCTGAGATACACGTATGCAGTCGCGATGGTCCGCATGGGCGTAAGCAAAGAGGTTCTCATGTTGAAGCTCGACCACAGCGATACGCAGAATTTGCAAGTCTATTTGGATTTGAGGGATGAGCAACTTGCTCTACTCGATGCGGCAGGCGGGCAGCGCTTCAATGAAATTTTCGGATATTTTAAGGGAACGGTTGTGGCAGGGCCTGATGATGCACTCAATGGGCACGACCCTGCAAGGCGCGTAATATTTTTAAGACGCGAAAGCCCGGAGGATGCGGTTGACCTCGGTGCTTGCGGCCAACATTCGCGTTGCTTTCAACATCCCCCATTTTCGTGTTACGGCTGTCCCAAATTCCAGCCGTTCGTCGAGGCACAACACGGCAAGGTTCTCAACTACGCGGAGAACGAACGGTCAAGATATCTCAAGGCGGGAAATGAGAACCTTGCCGAGCAAATGAACGTTCTCATAGCCGGGGTAAGAGAAGCCATAGCGAAGGTAAAAGTCTGGAAGGAGAAAAAGGCAAATGGCGGAGGATAA
- a CDS encoding single-stranded DNA-binding protein: protein MASVNKVILVGNLGADPETRYLPSGDAVANVRLATTDRYKDKASGEMKEATEWHRVTFFGRLAEIVNEYLKKGSSIYVEGRIRTRKYTDQAGVEKYATEIVAEQMQMLGGRGGAGGGGGGDEGGYSSRAPAERSGGGASRGGAPSGGRPAAGGGAGGASRPSAPAGGGFDEMDDDIPF, encoded by the coding sequence ATGGCATCCGTCAACAAGGTCATTCTGGTGGGAAATCTGGGCGCTGATCCGGAAACCCGGTATCTGCCGAGCGGCGACGCCGTGGCCAACGTCCGTCTTGCGACGACTGACCGCTACAAGGACAAGGCATCCGGCGAAATGAAGGAAGCCACGGAATGGCATCGCGTGACCTTCTTCGGCCGGCTGGCCGAGATCGTCAACGAGTACCTGAAGAAGGGCTCGTCCATTTACGTCGAAGGCCGTATTCGTACGCGCAAGTACACCGATCAGGCGGGCGTGGAGAAGTACGCAACGGAAATCGTCGCGGAACAAATGCAGATGCTGGGTGGACGTGGCGGTGCGGGCGGCGGCGGAGGCGGCGATGAAGGCGGTTACAGCAGCCGCGCGCCTGCTGAGCGCAGCGGCGGCGGTGCGAGCCGTGGAGGCGCGCCGTCGGGCGGCCGTCCGGCAGCAGGAGGAGGCGCTGGTGGCGCAAGCCGTCCGAGCGCGCCGGCCGGCGGCGGTTTCGACGAAATGGACGACGATATTCCCTTCTAG
- the ltrA gene encoding group II intron reverse transcriptase/maturase: MKVSGRKAGSALSHAPDDWYAVDWRRVERNVRGMQIRIAKATREGKWRRVKALQRMLTRTLSAKLHAVRRVTQNQGARTAGVDRELWDSPESRRLAVDRLKRHGYRPLPLRRVFIPKANGKERPLGIPTMHDRAMQALYLLALEPVAESTSDPNSYGFRSHRSTADAMSQIFVSMSQKGSARWVLEADIKGCFDHINHDWLERNVPMDTAILRKWLKAGLVYQGQLQATTAGTPQGGIISPTLANVTLNGLERELIEHLGAKFGIAKTKKLKIHVVRYADDFVITGDSQEVLVDEVRPWIEAFLAVRGLQLSEEKTRITHIDHGFDFLGWNFRKYSGKLLIKPSKKNAQAFYRKVADTISGNKTVKQADLIRLLNPMLRGWAQYHSPVVAKQAYSRMEHLVFQRLWRWSKRRHPQKSADWVRKKYFHSVGDRHWVFAVPVVKRDGSKGLLELYQISGTVIKRHLKIKGDFHPFDPKWEQYGEKLRQDRMWELMRYRKQWATLYMSQGGLCAHCGTALTDETGWHDHHLEYRMHGGKDTLSNRVLLHPHCHQQVHAGKIAVTKPVLS; the protein is encoded by the coding sequence ATGAAAGTATCTGGTCGAAAGGCCGGATCTGCGCTTTCCCACGCGCCGGACGATTGGTACGCCGTAGATTGGCGTCGGGTTGAACGAAACGTGAGAGGGATGCAGATTCGAATTGCGAAGGCGACGCGGGAAGGCAAATGGCGCAGGGTCAAAGCCTTGCAACGGATGTTGACCCGCACGTTGTCCGCCAAGTTGCATGCGGTACGACGTGTTACGCAGAACCAAGGTGCGCGAACGGCTGGAGTCGATCGTGAACTATGGGATTCGCCTGAAAGTCGACGGCTTGCTGTCGATCGGTTGAAGCGGCATGGATACAGGCCTCTGCCTTTAAGGAGGGTCTTTATCCCCAAGGCCAATGGGAAGGAGCGCCCTCTGGGCATTCCGACCATGCATGACAGAGCGATGCAAGCTCTGTACTTGCTGGCCTTGGAGCCAGTGGCAGAGTCCACGAGCGACCCGAACTCATATGGGTTCAGGAGTCATCGCTCAACGGCCGATGCCATGTCCCAGATTTTTGTTTCCATGTCTCAGAAGGGCTCAGCCCGATGGGTCCTGGAAGCGGATATCAAGGGGTGCTTTGACCACATCAACCATGACTGGTTGGAACGCAATGTCCCAATGGACACGGCGATTCTCCGGAAGTGGTTGAAGGCTGGCCTGGTTTATCAAGGTCAGTTGCAGGCGACGACGGCCGGTACGCCGCAGGGGGGCATCATTTCCCCGACGTTGGCCAATGTGACGTTGAACGGGTTGGAGCGTGAACTGATTGAGCACCTCGGTGCTAAATTCGGGATCGCGAAAACCAAGAAGCTCAAGATTCATGTGGTGCGGTACGCGGACGACTTCGTCATAACCGGTGACTCGCAAGAGGTACTAGTTGACGAAGTCAGGCCTTGGATAGAAGCCTTCCTCGCGGTTAGGGGTTTGCAACTATCCGAGGAGAAAACGCGGATCACCCATATAGATCATGGCTTTGATTTCCTTGGGTGGAATTTTCGGAAGTACTCGGGAAAGCTGCTCATCAAACCGAGCAAGAAAAACGCACAAGCGTTCTATCGCAAGGTGGCGGATACGATCAGCGGTAACAAGACGGTAAAACAGGCGGATCTGATCCGCCTGTTGAATCCGATGCTTCGGGGCTGGGCGCAGTACCACAGTCCCGTGGTAGCCAAGCAAGCGTACAGTCGCATGGAGCATTTGGTGTTTCAAAGGCTCTGGCGATGGTCAAAGCGGCGGCATCCGCAGAAGAGCGCCGATTGGGTGAGAAAGAAGTACTTTCATTCCGTCGGCGACCGTCACTGGGTGTTCGCTGTTCCTGTAGTAAAGCGGGACGGCAGTAAGGGGTTGCTTGAGCTGTACCAGATCAGCGGCACAGTGATCAAGCGGCATCTAAAGATCAAAGGGGATTTTCATCCTTTTGACCCTAAGTGGGAGCAGTACGGCGAGAAACTGCGGCAGGATCGCATGTGGGAGTTGATGCGTTATCGCAAGCAGTGGGCAACGCTGTACATGTCACAGGGCGGGCTGTGTGCGCACTGTGGCACGGCGCTGACGGACGAAACGGGTTGGCACGATCATCATCTAGAGTATCGGATGCATGGTGGCAAAGACACGCTGTCCAACAGAGTTTTGCTTCACCCGCACTGCCACCAGCAGGTGCACGCTGGTAAGATTGCGGTAACTAAGCCGGTTCTGTCATAA
- a CDS encoding MFS transporter produces the protein MSNPSVTSTRLSAPELRATVSLAAIFALRMLGLFMIMPVFSIYAKTIPGGDNVLLVGIALGAYGVTQSLLYIFYGWVSDKLGRKPVIAFGLIVFAIGSFVAAVGHSMTWIIVGRVIQGMGAVSSAVIAFIADLTTEENRTKAMAMVGASIGVSFAVAIVGAPIVFQWVGMSGLFTLIGFLSILAVGVVIWVVPDAPKPPVHVKAPFAEVLHNVELLRLNFGVLVLHATQTALFLVVPRILEAGGLPVAAHWKVYLPVMGLAFVLMVPAIIAAEKRGKMKAVMLGAILLILIGQLLLGAAPHTLWSVAAILFIYFLGFNVLEASQPSLVSKLAPGTRKGAAAGVYNTTQSIGLAIGGVIGGWLLKVDGQSAVFFACSGLVLAWLIVATNMKPPPQKIRRTA, from the coding sequence ATGTCCAATCCGTCTGTTACGTCCACACGTCTGAGCGCGCCCGAGTTGCGTGCGACCGTGTCGCTTGCCGCGATCTTCGCGCTGCGAATGCTTGGTCTCTTCATGATCATGCCGGTGTTTTCCATCTACGCGAAAACGATTCCCGGCGGCGACAATGTGCTGCTCGTCGGCATTGCGCTCGGCGCTTACGGCGTCACGCAATCGCTGCTTTATATTTTCTACGGCTGGGTCTCCGACAAGCTGGGGCGCAAGCCGGTCATCGCGTTCGGGCTGATCGTCTTCGCCATCGGCAGCTTCGTGGCGGCGGTCGGGCATTCCATGACGTGGATCATCGTCGGGCGTGTGATTCAGGGCATGGGCGCGGTTTCGTCGGCGGTGATTGCGTTCATCGCGGATCTGACTACAGAGGAAAACCGCACGAAAGCCATGGCGATGGTCGGCGCGAGCATCGGCGTCTCGTTCGCGGTTGCCATTGTCGGCGCGCCGATCGTGTTCCAGTGGGTCGGCATGAGCGGCCTGTTCACGCTGATCGGCTTTTTATCGATACTCGCCGTGGGCGTGGTGATCTGGGTGGTCCCGGACGCGCCCAAGCCGCCCGTGCATGTAAAAGCGCCGTTCGCCGAAGTGCTGCACAACGTGGAATTGCTGCGCCTGAACTTCGGTGTGCTCGTCCTGCACGCCACGCAAACCGCGCTGTTCCTGGTCGTGCCGCGCATCCTGGAAGCAGGCGGTCTGCCGGTCGCGGCGCACTGGAAAGTCTATTTGCCGGTCATGGGCCTCGCGTTCGTGCTGATGGTGCCGGCAATCATTGCCGCCGAAAAACGCGGAAAAATGAAAGCGGTGATGCTCGGCGCCATTTTGCTTATCCTGATTGGCCAGTTGTTACTCGGCGCCGCTCCGCATACTCTGTGGTCAGTGGCCGCGATCTTGTTCATCTACTTCCTGGGTTTCAATGTGCTGGAGGCGTCGCAACCGTCGCTCGTCTCCAAACTTGCGCCCGGCACGAGAAAGGGTGCGGCGGCCGGCGTGTACAACACCACGCAGTCGATCGGCCTGGCAATCGGCGGGGTGATCGGCGGATGGCTGCTGAAAGTGGATGGCCAGAGCGCTGTGTTTTTCGCGTGCTCGGGGCTGGTGCTGGCCTGGCTGATCGTGGCGACGAACATGAAGCCGCCGCCGCAGAAGATCCGGCGCACGGCGTAG